The window TTAAAAATCGATGAAGCGGCTCTTACCGGTGAATCAGTTCCCGTGGAAAAGAACTGTGAGAGCATCCTTCCTGAGGATGCGCCCCTGGGAGACCGTGTCAATTCTGCCTTTATGGGAACTGTGGTCACCTATGGAAGAGGCAAGGGCATCGTATCCGCAACCGGCATGGAAACCCAAATGGGCAATATTGCAGCCATGCTCAATGAATCCGAAGAGGAGACAACCCCGCTTCAAAAGAAGCTTGACAGCCTGGGCAAGGTTTTGGGTATTGTCTGCATTGCCGTATGCGCCATGATTTTTATCCTGGGACTGATCCAGGGGGATAAGCTTATGGAAATCTTCATGGTTTCCGTTTCTCTTGCTGTGGCCGCCATACCGGAAGGACTTACGGTGGTAGTTACCGTAATCCTTGCAATGGGCATGCAGCAGATGGTAAAATCCCACGCCATCATAAAGAAGCTTTCCGCCGTGGAAACTCTGGGAAGCACAACGGTCATTTGCTCAGATAAAACAGGCACTCTTACTCAGAATAAAATGACCGTAGTCAAGGTATTTGACTATGAAAGAGCTTATGATGTGACCGGTACAGGCTACAGCAGGGAAGGCTCCGTCACCGTAGAAGAAGGCGGCAGGTTAACATCCAACATTATGGAACTTATAAAGGGCGCTGTACTGTGCAATGACGCAACCTATGATATAGAAAAAAGCCAGATCATCGGAGATCCTACGGAAGGCGCCATGCTGGTTTTGGGAGAAAAAACAGGCCTAAGCAAAGACCGGCTAAACGAAGAATACCGGCGGGTTCAGGAAATTCCCTTTGATTCCGACAGAAAGCTTATGTCCACATTCCATGAAAAAGACGGAGAACTGACCATTTATACAAAGGGCGCTCCGGATGAAATTTTAAAACGGTGCACCCGCATTTATAAAGATAGTGAGGTTTCGGAAATTACGGAGGCTGACCGGAAAAAAATCCTGGAAGCCAATTCCGGATTTGCAAAAAGCGCTTTGCGCGTGCTGGGCGTGGCCAACAAGACATTGGAAACTCTTGATGACTTTGACAGTCAGGAACACTCTCTTACCTACCTGGGTCTCATGTGCATGATTGATCCGCCGAGAGAAGAAGTAAAGCCGGCGGTCGACGAATGCAGGAGAGCCGGAATCCGCGTGAAGATGATCACAGGAGACCATAAGATTACAGCCAGCGCCATTGCTGCAGATCTGGGAATCATGTCCCCTGGACAAGAGGCTTTGGAAGGAGCTGAAATACAGCTTCTGTCCGATGAAGAACTGAGAGAAAAGGTCAAAACCGTTAACGTATTTGCCCGCGTTTCACCGGAGCACAAGGTACGGCTTGTGACCGCATGCAAAGCAAACGGGGAGATCGTTGCCATGACAGGGGACGGCGTAAACGATGCGCCAAGCCTTAAAAGAGCTGATATCGGCGTTGCCATGGGAATTACCGGAACGGATGTTTCCAAGGAAGCAGCCGATATGATCCTTACGGACGACAACTTTGTAAGCATTGTTAAAGCTGTTGAGGAAGGAAGAACCATCTATAACAACATCAGAAAGGTGGTGGGTTACCTTCTTTCCTGCAACATCGGTGAGATACTTCTTATATTTTTAGCCATGCTCTTTAACCTGCCTATGCCGTTAATGCCCATTCACTTGCTTTCCATCAACCTTATCACTGATGCCTTTCCGGCCTTTGCCCTGGGAATGGAGGAAAAGGAACCTGGCATTATGGACCAGAAGCCAAGAGATCCCAACGAATCCATTATTGATAAGAAGATGCGTGTAACAGTTACCCTGCAGAGCCTTTTCCTGGGCATCGGCGCTTTGACCGCATTCTATATCGGTCATGTAAACTACAGAGGCGTCGAAAACGGGGAAACCATTGCCCGTACCATGTGCTTTGTAGCCCTTATTTTAGGTGAGCTCTTCCGTGCCTACTCAAACAGAAGCGAAAAGAGGTCCATATTCGGAATCCGGCTTTTGTCAAACTCCTTCCTGAATAAATGTGTAATCGCTTCCTTTGCACTTTTAGTTGTTGTGGTTTATGTGCCGCTTTTAAATACAATTTTTAGTACAGCGCCTCTTACCCTCACACAGTTAAGCGAGGCACTGGGCTTTGCGGTAGTTCCTACCCTGGGCGGCGAGCTTGCAAAGCTTATTACAAGGAAAATGAAATAGCTGCGGTAAAACTGGTTCTTGAAGATGGAGAATACGAAAAAAGTGCGTTTCCAGACATGGTGACGCACTTTCTTCGTATCAGTATGAAACCAAAAACGAAAGCAGGAAAGGAAACCTCTGCCTTTGATAAAACGGCCCCTGCAAAATCACAGGGACCGCTTTTACTTTTATATTGTTATGGCCAAGGCTTATATCATATTCAAATACCTGATTGCGTTTAAATGAGCGTTATCCAGCCTTATGGTCTCCATGAAAGCCGCCTTTGCCCCTTCTGTATCTCCAAGCCCCATTTTCCCAAGCCCTGTAAGATAGCTGCAATGCGCCTTATTCTTCTTATTCAGGTCTTCTTCATAAATCAGGAAATCAGGCAGGGATACGGCAAAATATTCGATCTTCATGCTGTCAGACATATGCTGCTCCCCATAGTCCAGCAGCTTATAGAATCTGGCTCTGGCCTCCACCGGTTTTCCCAGCTTTTCCTTTGCCAGCCCCTGGTAATAGATCATATCCGCAGGCTGGTCATTGTAATACATCATGCCTGCCGGTTCATCCGTTCCCACGCCGGCCGCTTCATAGTAGGCCGTTGCTTCCTCCGCCTTTCCCAGATTCTCCATGACCACACCCAGATAATAATTGATATGATTGTCCTTTGTTCCTTCCAGCTTCCCTTCTCCCAGATTTTCCGGATATTTCAGGGCTTTTGTTAAGTATTCTTCCGCCCTGCCCCATTCCTTTGTTTCCATGGCCTGCCGGGCCAGCTCCACAAGGGAAACCACATACTGGGCGGTTACCTTTCCTTCCCCGCCTTCCCACGGATGGAATTTGTGGTTCATAATGAATTCATAAGCCTCATTGTAACGGCCCAGAAGATTTAAAAGGGTTGCATATTCAATCATTAAGTCGTCCCGCTTCATAAATACATCTCTTGCGGCTTCATATCTTTTCAGACGTTCCCATACCGGCATATCCAGCTTTTTGTAAAGCTGGTCCAGTTCCAGGAATACTCTGGCATCGGCCGGGTTTAAGCTATAGGCTTTTTCCATGGCCTTTCCGGCACTTTCCCTGTCCTTTTCCTTGTTGTAATAGGCCAGTGATAAATTTCTCCACACAGTTGGAAACCGGGGATTCAGCCGGGCAGAATGCTCCCAGTAAGAAAGGGCGGTACGGTACTGAAGCTTGTCGTAAAATAAATTTCCCAGATAATAATAGGCATTGGCTCCTTCCGGGTTCTTTTTTGCAGCAAACTTTAACACCAAAATGTCCTCCAGCTTATTGGGGAAGCAGTAATCTGTGGTGCAGCCTTCGGCCTGCTTTAAGGCTTCTGCCCCGTCTATTCCCATAAGATCCTGATAAAAGGCCTTATAGTAATAGAGCATGGGCCATTTCCGGGAACACTGGTCCAGGGTCTCTACAGCAGCTTCATATGCGCCGAACTCCCCATAATGCCTGGCTGCCATTAAGTAATTTTCATGAAAGCCTCTGGCCAGCCGGCTGGTCTTTGCCCTGATTTCTTCCTGGCGGTCCGGCTCCAGATATGAGGATTCCAGCCATGATACATAATCAAAGGGATCCACCTCTAAATTCCTTGCAATGAGGGCTTTGGCCTCTTCCGTTCTGCCAAGCCTGCGCAAAAGATAGGCTTTTAAGGCTCTGGCCTTTACATTATGAGTATTCCTTACCAGTCCCTTATCTGCGAATTCCAGGGCGCTTTCATAATTACCTCTCATGGATTCGATGCAGGAAAGATAATAAAAGCCCATTTCCTGCTGCTCAACCGACCATGTGGCCTTATAGAAGGCTTCAAAAGCTTCTTCAATCTTTCCCTGATACCAAAGCGCCAGGCCCAGATTGTAGTAGGGCTCGGAATCGTAAGGGTTGGGATTTTTCCAGACTGCCCGTTTCAGCGCCTTCCTAAAATGCTCCTCTCCTTCCTTAAAACAGCCTCTGCGCATGAGCAGGGAGCCGTAGGCGTTATTGATGCGAATATCCCCTGGATCCCTTTTTAAGCCTTCTATGTAATAAGGATCCGGCTTATAAGTGGCGTGACGGTACTGCTCAATGTGAAGCCCAGTCAGATACAATTCTTCATTTGTCATGATCTTTTCCGGATCATCGGCCGCTTTGGCCGGGTCGGGAAGCTTTGGAATCTCCTTCTTTAAAGGAGTATAGGAAACCAGCTCCCTTTCTCCGGAAAGGACTTTAAGAGTCAGCCTTGTCTCATCCTCCACCCCCGTATGCAGCGTCTTTTCATAAATATGAACCGGAGAAAGAAGGGTGGTTTCATCTAACAGCGTTTCCGTGCCGTAAGTCAGCAGGATCCGTGCATCAGGGTACTTCTGGGTTCCGTATGCGGCAACATGGATCTCATTTTCCCTTGTCTCTAAGTTTATGACGGCGTGAATGGAGGCGTTTTTCACGGGACCAACGGCTTTATAAGGCATGAAATACTGGGTAAAGGTTTTTTCCTCCATAGGCTTTAACCAGGTAAAATCCGGCTGGTTATCTGTGTAAACACCGGTCATCAGCTCAATGTAGGGGCCATCCTCATCGGTTAAATTCCGGTCCCAGGCCTTTCCGAAATCGCCGCAGCCCCAGGTCCACTGTTTCTTGCCAGGGGAAATGTGATGGTCGGCCACATGAAGGATTCCTGCCCTCACCTGGTAATCATAGCCTCCTACAAAGTTAAACTCACTCTTTTCCGCCATGTAGGAGGTGGGAACCGGAATGTTCTTATAGCGGGAAATATCTACGCCTTCGCTGTAGTCATGCTTATAATAAACTCCCGTTGCAATGGGGAAACGGGATACATCCCGTTTTCCATGATCCATGACGGCGTGGACATCCGGAGGAAAAACAGACTGGGTATGATCGTTGACCGGGACCGCCGGGTTGGCCCACCATAAAAAGGTCTGGGGCATTGGCGTGGGGTTGTAAAGCTGGCCCTTTATCTCTATATAAGCCTTTCCGGGATACAGGGTGAAGCTGGCCTCCCCCTTGGTTCCATACATCTGATCCACATCACAGACCCGGCAGGTTTTGGAACCATCCTCATGTTCCAGCAACATATAATCCACAGGGGAATAGGTGGTCGGCCGGTGGTGCTGGGGCCAGTTAAATTCGATTCCGCCGCTGATCCAGGGGCCGCAGAGTCCTACCAGGGCAGGCTTTATAACGTGGTTATAATAAACGAAATCATATTGATTGGTTTTGTCAAAGGCCCGTTGGATCCTTCCGCCAAGCTCCGGGAGTATCATTACCTTTAAGTATTCATTTTCCAGCCAGACCGCCTGATAGGTTTTGTCCGTCCTGGTATCATGGATCTTCTCGACAGTAGGATAAGGATAAATCTTTCCGGAGCTTCCCTGATAAACACGGCTTTCCAGAAACATCGGGTTTTTATCTGCTTCCCCCACCTCATAAGTGGGAATGACGATGGATTCCTCCCATATTTTTACTGCTTCCATTCTTAGACCTCCTTTTAAGTTCTTGCCTATACTATATAATCTTTTATCATGGTTTTCATTACCTTTAGTTGCTTACTAGTTTATAAAAATTGCTCTAATACAATTGACGAATCACCGTTTTTTCTCTATAATGGTTTCATAAAAAGAAAGGAGGGCCTATATATGCTGTCTACAGAACGGGGGGTCATCTCAGGGTCAGATTATTATGTTTACACGCCCAGCGCCCAGGCAAAAAAAATCTTCTTATATCCCATCAACATGGGACTTTTCCGGTACGAACCCGGCTATTCCCTTCATCGGAATTCCTATGACAGCTTCCTCATCATGTTTATCCGAAGAGGAGAATGCCAGGTGGAAACAGGTGGACGGGTCTATCATGCAGGCGGAGGGCAGGTAGTGATGTTAAACTGCTTTGAGCCTCATGCCTACTGGACAACAACGGGCTGGGAAGCGGAATGGCTCCATTTTGACGGCATAGGTGCGGCAGGATATTATGATGCAATCCTGGATGGCGGCCCTCCTGTCATTTCCCTGAGGGATACCTACCGTCTGGAAAAATATCTGCACAAAATTTATCTGCAGTTTCGGGAATGTATTTCCGTCAAAGAGGCCTGGCTGAACAATTACATTGTTAATATTCTAACGGAGCTTTTGGTCAACAGGGACTTTGAGCATTCAGAAAACGTTTCTTCCAGCATCATTGAGGACACCATTGCCTACATCAACGAACATTTGACTGATCCTCTTACCCTGAAGGATTTGGCGGACCAGGCTTCCTTAAGCCCTTTTTATTTCAGCCGGCTGTTTAAAAAGGAATCCGGATTCTCACCTCACGAATATGTGATCGCTGCCAGAGTCAACAATGCCAAGTTCCTTTTAAAGTCCCTGGACATCTCCATCAAGGACATCTGCTTCAGCACAGGCTTTACCAGTGAAAGCAGCTTTTGCACCACATTTAAAAAGGTGACGGGAATCACGCCTTCCGAATACCGTTTTTCTATCAGGAACTGAAAAAAGCGCCCCTGCATTGCAGAGGCTGCTTTTTTTCATCACCAGGCAATCGGTTTATTCCGCTGCTTTGCCCATTACTTCCTTGTAATTTTCGGGGGTAACGATCACCGCATCTACGGCTGTCTCCTTTGGAACCTCTTTTCCGCTGATCACATCGTATAAAACATTGACTGAACCTGCTCCAACGGAATCAGAAGAAAAGTAGGCCGCTGCTTTCATACAAGTCCCGTCAGCTCCCTTGTTGTTCCATTCATCCTTTGCCATATAAGCTCCCAGGCCCACTACTGTTGCATCGGCATCCAGACCTGCACTCTCCAGGGCGCGTACCGCACCGATGGTGCCTTCCTCATTGGCTCCGGTTACCAGCCATTTCTTGATTTCCGGATGAGCGGTAATCACTGAGGTAGCTGCCACATTTCCTTTGTCCGTGGTTCCGTCATAATCGGCCTTATAGATCCGCTCTTTTGCAAAATCAGGACTTACTTCCGTAAACTTATCGTATTCGCCTTCCGCCCTGGGAACACAGGAGGAAACGGTATCCATGGTCAGAATCAGCAGTCCGCATTCCGGGTCCCCTGCCAGATTATTCTCATTGGCATAATCCGCCAGCCACTGGCCGTTGGCCTCTCCGATCACATAAGCGTTAATGCCCACCCATGGAGCGATCTTTTCTCCCGCCTCTGTCTGAAGCGCGTCATCGGCTGCTACAATAGGAATTCCTGCTTCCTCGCATTTATCAACCACCGCCTGGGACATGGTCTGGTCCGGGATGCAGGTAACGATTCCCTTTGCTTTATTGGCAATGGCATTGTCAATTGCCTTTAAGTATTCTTCCGGACTCATCTTTGCATCCACATAGATAAATTCATCGCCCTTTTCTTCCACTGCCTTCTGAGCCGCTGCTCCTTCGTCAATGAACCAGGTCTGATCCCCAGCCTTGTAAATCCCGTAAACAACACCCTTTCCCTCTGCCTGAGCCTGGGTTTTTTCTTCTGTCTGGGTACCGCCTGCCGTTGTCTCTGCCGTACCCGCTGTTGTGGTTGCCTCCGCCTTTTCATCGGAAAATCCGCTGCAGGCTGTCAACCCCATTGCCATTGCTGCCGCCAAAATAATTGCTGCTGTTTTTTTCATGATTTGAAACCCTCCTGTTTTAGTTTTTGCTCTATCTTAAGAAAACCTGCCGGTTTTCCGTGGACGCTATAAATTTTTCATGGATGCTGCCAGTAAATCCCGCTCTCTCTTCTGCTTTCTCAAATAGTCCGTTGCCAAGGCGAATAAGAGAAGGCCTCCCTTTGCCACAAACTGCCAGAAGCTGGGAACGTTTACCATGGTAAGACCCGTGTTAAAAGACTGGATCAAGATAATTCCAAGGATGGTTCCCCCCATATTTCCCACTCCTCCGATAAAGGATACGCCGCCCAGAATAACCGCTGTAATTGCGTCAAATTCCAGGTTCACATTGGCCGCCGGCTGGCCGGAATTCATGCGGGCCGCAAAAATGATCCCGCCGATGGAGCAGAGGACTCCCATCATCACATAGCAGGTGGTGATGATCCTTTTGGGATTTAATCCGGCAAGTCTGGCTGCTTCCATGCTGCCGCCAATGGCATAAACACTTCTTCCGAATTTGGTTTTGGACAGGATGATGCCGAAAATGATAATGCAGATCACCATGATCCATACGGAAAGGGGAATGTTCATTATCCTGGCTTTTCCCAGGATGAGAAAGGTCTTATTGCTGATGGAAACCGGCTTTCCGCCGCATATGATATAGGCAAAGCCCCTGATAATGGACTGGGTCACCAGAGTTGCAATAAAGGCCTCCAGATGAATCCGGTTTACCATAAAGGCATTGAAAATTCCGATGAGGACGCCTCCGGCAATAGTCAGAAGCACTGCTGCGCCGAAAGGAACTCCCTTCCCCACAAGCAGGGCCGCCACAACACCGGAAAAGGCCGCCACAGAGCCGGGGGACAAATCATTCTGCCCTGCAATGATTAAATATGTATGTCCCACAGCCACCAGCCCCACAAGGGAAGCCGCTACCAGAATATTGATTAAATTCGTAACCGAAAGAAAGTTCCTGTTCAGAGAGGTAAAAAGCCCGAATACCACTGCAATTGCCGCCAGCAGTACGATCTTGTCTCCGTTTATCCTGATTCTGCTTTTCTTATTTGTTCCCATTATTCCTGTACCTCCCCAATCATACCCAGGCTCAGAAGCTTGCTTTCCGTTGCTTCCGATGCCGCTATTTCTCCTGTGATTCTCAATGATTTCATGACTATGATCCGGTCCGAAAGGCCGATCACCTCAGGAAGCTCGGAGGATATCAGAATGATTCCCAGCCCTTCCTTGGCAAATTTACAGATCATATGATAAAATTCCGATTTTGCTCCTACGTCAATTCCCTTTGTAGGCTCATCCAGGATGAGCACCTTCGGATTCGTGCTGATCCAGCGGGCCACAATGCACTTCTGCTGGTTTCCTCCGGAAAGCTCCACAATTTTTTTGTCTGGAGACGGGGTCTTGATCTTAAAATCCCGGATACCGTCAAGGGCCAGTTTCTCTTCCTTTTCCCGGCTGACAAACCCCAGCTTATTGGAATTGGTATCCAGCATTGCAATGTTCATGTTGTCGCTGACGCTTAAATTGGAAAGGATCCCCTGGAGCTTCCGGTCCTCCGGCACCAGGACGATTCCCTGCTCCATGGCTTCGTGGGGAGAACGGTTGTGTATTTTCTTCCCTTCCAGATAAATCTCTCCGCTTTTCGCCTCATCTGCTCCGATGATGGCACGCATAAGCTCGGTCCTTCCCGCCCCTACAAGGCCGGAAAATCCCAGCACTTCTCCCTTCCGCAGCACAAAGGAATTCTCTTTTACATAGTCTGAAGATAAATTTTTCACCTCCAGAAGCACATCACCAATCACCTTGTTCCTGTCTAAGTTTCTGTAAATATCACCCAGATCCCGGCCAACCATCATACGGATCAGCTCCGCTTCCGGCACCTTTCCCGTTTCCACTGTTGCCACGTAGCGCCCGTCCTTGAAAATTACAGCCTTATCCGTAATTCTCCGAAGCTCGTCCATGCGGTGGGACACATAAATGATGATCTTTCCTTCTTCCTTCAGTTTTCCTATGATCTTAAACAGGGATTCAATCTCCGAGTCCGACAGGGAGGCTGTGGGCTCGTCAAAGCAGATCACCTTTAAGTTTTCCCTGGAATAGGCCTTCATAATTTCCACCATTTGCTGATAGGCGATGCTTAAATCCTTCACCTTTACGGTAGGACTGATTGGAAGACCAAAATCTTCTATGATTTTCTCCGTCATTTCATTTGCTTTCCGGGTATCAATAAACCCCAGCCTGTTTACAGGCATTCTCCCCAGATAAATGTTTTCCGCCACAGACAATTCCAGAAGGATCTGCCGCTCCTGGTATATGACGGAAATCCCTTCCTCAATGGCCTCATGAGGGGACTGAAAGTGCTTTTCCACCCCATCCAGAAGATATTTTCCCCCGGTAGGCTGGTAATCCCCATTAAGCACCTTTAACAGAGTGGACTTGCCTGCCCCGTTTTCCCCTAAAAACGCCAGAACCTCTCCGGAATGCGCCTGAAAGGATACCTGGTCCAACGCCTTTACTCCGGGAAAATATTTGGATATGTTCTGGAATTCCAATACACTCCCCATGCCTAACCCCTCCTTTTTTATTCCAGCTTTACGTTTTAATAAGCTAATTATATCATTTAATCAAAATCCATCATTATGCAGGTTTGCTCTATCATTGTTAAAAATTGCTCTCATATTATACCCTCTATCCTGCCATTATAATAAAAGAGCCATCGCCAGTTCAAAAATTTGCCATAAATTTTCTTTTTTACCGCAAACTGGCCTCAGAGTCCTCCCTTCGTACCTGTTTTTTCTGCAGGGATGTTAATTTTCAGACTGCCGTTGCTTTCTCTTGCTCTGTCATTTTGAAAAATTGCTCTTCTTAATGTTTGCACTTCTCCTTCCCGCGGCAAATCCTTATACTGGCTTTAAATGGAGGACATGCTTATGAAAATCAAGACCAGAGAATTACGGAATCAGAAGGGAACTGTTTATACGGTTTATGATATGACCACCGGCCGGGGCATGACGGTTTCCGTAACGGCGCTGGGCGCTGCCATTCAAAAAGTTGCCATAAGGGAGGAAACCGGCAGGGAGCAGCCCCTCACCTTAGGCTTTGAGGATATGGGGCAGTACGAAAGCTGTATTTACTATGCAGGAGCCACCCTTGGGCCCAATGCCGGAAGAATTGGGAACGCCCTGCTTCCTGTGGGAACCCAGCTATACCAGCTTTCAAAAAACGACGGGCAAAACCAGCTCCACGGAGGAGTGAAGAATTTATCTTCCCGGCTCTGGGAGGTGACATCTGTGACATCCGGCCTGGAATCGGCTTCTATCCTTCTGTCCGCCAGCCAGCCAGACGGCCTTGACGGCTATCCGGGCAACAGAACCTACCACGCTAAGTATACCCTGGAGGACACCAACTGGCTTACCATAGAATACACTGCCGTGACAGACGTTTCAACTTATATCAATATGTCCAACCACACCTACTGGAATCTTTCCGGGGACTTTTCTGTCTCCGGTTTGGAACAGGAGATCC of the Lacrimispora indolis DSM 755 genome contains:
- a CDS encoding sugar ABC transporter ATP-binding protein, which produces MGSVLEFQNISKYFPGVKALDQVSFQAHSGEVLAFLGENGAGKSTLLKVLNGDYQPTGGKYLLDGVEKHFQSPHEAIEEGISVIYQERQILLELSVAENIYLGRMPVNRLGFIDTRKANEMTEKIIEDFGLPISPTVKVKDLSIAYQQMVEIMKAYSRENLKVICFDEPTASLSDSEIESLFKIIGKLKEEGKIIIYVSHRMDELRRITDKAVIFKDGRYVATVETGKVPEAELIRMMVGRDLGDIYRNLDRNKVIGDVLLEVKNLSSDYVKENSFVLRKGEVLGFSGLVGAGRTELMRAIIGADEAKSGEIYLEGKKIHNRSPHEAMEQGIVLVPEDRKLQGILSNLSVSDNMNIAMLDTNSNKLGFVSREKEEKLALDGIRDFKIKTPSPDKKIVELSGGNQQKCIVARWISTNPKVLILDEPTKGIDVGAKSEFYHMICKFAKEGLGIILISSELPEVIGLSDRIIVMKSLRITGEIAASEATESKLLSLGMIGEVQE
- a CDS encoding aldose epimerase family protein, coding for MKIKTRELRNQKGTVYTVYDMTTGRGMTVSVTALGAAIQKVAIREETGREQPLTLGFEDMGQYESCIYYAGATLGPNAGRIGNALLPVGTQLYQLSKNDGQNQLHGGVKNLSSRLWEVTSVTSGLESASILLSASQPDGLDGYPGNRTYHAKYTLEDTNWLTIEYTAVTDVSTYINMSNHTYWNLSGDFSVSGLEQEIQVFANNVCINNKDHLPADIIPAADTVFDFRSSKQLLSRIRSAKALACKEQLSIGRGYNNAYILNKNQTFRPLRFAKRPGELKRACILRDKKTGRTLKMMTDAPALVLYSGGFLPHGIALSGGASSFPSCAVALEAQDIPDVMHLLPGNYRLTTPDNPFYRTIRYHIS
- a CDS encoding calcium-translocating P-type ATPase, PMCA-type → MKKFYNKAIPETVSELKTDPLQGLSPQEAKKRLEENGYNRLQGATERTLLQLFAEQFKDFLVIILIIAAIVSMVVGIVEDEGFFDSLVIIAIVIINAIIGVNQETKASSALKALKEMSSPQAKVIRSGNIVKTPSEELVLGDVVILDAGDYIPADVRLVESFNLKIDEAALTGESVPVEKNCESILPEDAPLGDRVNSAFMGTVVTYGRGKGIVSATGMETQMGNIAAMLNESEEETTPLQKKLDSLGKVLGIVCIAVCAMIFILGLIQGDKLMEIFMVSVSLAVAAIPEGLTVVVTVILAMGMQQMVKSHAIIKKLSAVETLGSTTVICSDKTGTLTQNKMTVVKVFDYERAYDVTGTGYSREGSVTVEEGGRLTSNIMELIKGAVLCNDATYDIEKSQIIGDPTEGAMLVLGEKTGLSKDRLNEEYRRVQEIPFDSDRKLMSTFHEKDGELTIYTKGAPDEILKRCTRIYKDSEVSEITEADRKKILEANSGFAKSALRVLGVANKTLETLDDFDSQEHSLTYLGLMCMIDPPREEVKPAVDECRRAGIRVKMITGDHKITASAIAADLGIMSPGQEALEGAEIQLLSDEELREKVKTVNVFARVSPEHKVRLVTACKANGEIVAMTGDGVNDAPSLKRADIGVAMGITGTDVSKEAADMILTDDNFVSIVKAVEEGRTIYNNIRKVVGYLLSCNIGEILLIFLAMLFNLPMPLMPIHLLSINLITDAFPAFALGMEEKEPGIMDQKPRDPNESIIDKKMRVTVTLQSLFLGIGALTAFYIGHVNYRGVENGETIARTMCFVALILGELFRAYSNRSEKRSIFGIRLLSNSFLNKCVIASFALLVVVVYVPLLNTIFSTAPLTLTQLSEALGFAVVPTLGGELAKLITRKMK
- a CDS encoding ABC transporter permease — its product is MGTNKKSRIRINGDKIVLLAAIAVVFGLFTSLNRNFLSVTNLINILVAASLVGLVAVGHTYLIIAGQNDLSPGSVAAFSGVVAALLVGKGVPFGAAVLLTIAGGVLIGIFNAFMVNRIHLEAFIATLVTQSIIRGFAYIICGGKPVSISNKTFLILGKARIMNIPLSVWIMVICIIIFGIILSKTKFGRSVYAIGGSMEAARLAGLNPKRIITTCYVMMGVLCSIGGIIFAARMNSGQPAANVNLEFDAITAVILGGVSFIGGVGNMGGTILGIILIQSFNTGLTMVNVPSFWQFVAKGGLLLFALATDYLRKQKRERDLLAASMKNL
- a CDS encoding arabinose ABC transporter substrate-binding protein, producing MKKTAAIILAAAMAMGLTACSGFSDEKAEATTTAGTAETTAGGTQTEEKTQAQAEGKGVVYGIYKAGDQTWFIDEGAAAQKAVEEKGDEFIYVDAKMSPEEYLKAIDNAIANKAKGIVTCIPDQTMSQAVVDKCEEAGIPIVAADDALQTEAGEKIAPWVGINAYVIGEANGQWLADYANENNLAGDPECGLLILTMDTVSSCVPRAEGEYDKFTEVSPDFAKERIYKADYDGTTDKGNVAATSVITAHPEIKKWLVTGANEEGTIGAVRALESAGLDADATVVGLGAYMAKDEWNNKGADGTCMKAAAYFSSDSVGAGSVNVLYDVISGKEVPKETAVDAVIVTPENYKEVMGKAAE
- a CDS encoding helix-turn-helix domain-containing protein — translated: MLSTERGVISGSDYYVYTPSAQAKKIFLYPINMGLFRYEPGYSLHRNSYDSFLIMFIRRGECQVETGGRVYHAGGGQVVMLNCFEPHAYWTTTGWEAEWLHFDGIGAAGYYDAILDGGPPVISLRDTYRLEKYLHKIYLQFRECISVKEAWLNNYIVNILTELLVNRDFEHSENVSSSIIEDTIAYINEHLTDPLTLKDLADQASLSPFYFSRLFKKESGFSPHEYVIAARVNNAKFLLKSLDISIKDICFSTGFTSESSFCTTFKKVTGITPSEYRFSIRN
- a CDS encoding DUF5107 domain-containing protein, which gives rise to MEAVKIWEESIVIPTYEVGEADKNPMFLESRVYQGSSGKIYPYPTVEKIHDTRTDKTYQAVWLENEYLKVMILPELGGRIQRAFDKTNQYDFVYYNHVIKPALVGLCGPWISGGIEFNWPQHHRPTTYSPVDYMLLEHEDGSKTCRVCDVDQMYGTKGEASFTLYPGKAYIEIKGQLYNPTPMPQTFLWWANPAVPVNDHTQSVFPPDVHAVMDHGKRDVSRFPIATGVYYKHDYSEGVDISRYKNIPVPTSYMAEKSEFNFVGGYDYQVRAGILHVADHHISPGKKQWTWGCGDFGKAWDRNLTDEDGPYIELMTGVYTDNQPDFTWLKPMEEKTFTQYFMPYKAVGPVKNASIHAVINLETRENEIHVAAYGTQKYPDARILLTYGTETLLDETTLLSPVHIYEKTLHTGVEDETRLTLKVLSGERELVSYTPLKKEIPKLPDPAKAADDPEKIMTNEELYLTGLHIEQYRHATYKPDPYYIEGLKRDPGDIRINNAYGSLLMRRGCFKEGEEHFRKALKRAVWKNPNPYDSEPYYNLGLALWYQGKIEEAFEAFYKATWSVEQQEMGFYYLSCIESMRGNYESALEFADKGLVRNTHNVKARALKAYLLRRLGRTEEAKALIARNLEVDPFDYVSWLESSYLEPDRQEEIRAKTSRLARGFHENYLMAARHYGEFGAYEAAVETLDQCSRKWPMLYYYKAFYQDLMGIDGAEALKQAEGCTTDYCFPNKLEDILVLKFAAKKNPEGANAYYYLGNLFYDKLQYRTALSYWEHSARLNPRFPTVWRNLSLAYYNKEKDRESAGKAMEKAYSLNPADARVFLELDQLYKKLDMPVWERLKRYEAARDVFMKRDDLMIEYATLLNLLGRYNEAYEFIMNHKFHPWEGGEGKVTAQYVVSLVELARQAMETKEWGRAEEYLTKALKYPENLGEGKLEGTKDNHINYYLGVVMENLGKAEEATAYYEAAGVGTDEPAGMMYYNDQPADMIYYQGLAKEKLGKPVEARARFYKLLDYGEQHMSDSMKIEYFAVSLPDFLIYEEDLNKKNKAHCSYLTGLGKMGLGDTEGAKAAFMETIRLDNAHLNAIRYLNMI